The Bacteroidota bacterium DNA window GCAAAGAAGCAGGGGAAACTTCGTGTATTCGGACATCGTAATGGTGTTAAAGCCGTACGGGAAGCAGTTGAAGGAGCTGCTGAAATAGGTGTTGAATACCTTACTCTTTACGCTTTTTCTACCGAAAATTGGAATAGACCCAAGTTAGAGGTTGAGGCTTTAATGTCTCTGTTATTAAGCTCATTGAAAGATGAACTGGAAACTCTGACTAAAAATAATATCAGACTAAAAGTTATTGGGGATATAACAAAACTTCCATTAAAGAATCAAAAAGAGTTAGAGAGTGTTGTTGAGAAAACTAAAAACAACAACAGAATGACTTTGACTTTGGCTTTGAGCTACAGCTCTAAAGTTGAGATTATTGATGCAGTTAAGGCGATATCTCAAAAAGTAAAAGATGGAAAGTTGAAATCGTCAGAAATTGATGAAGGAATATTTAGCGATCATTTGTATACTTCTGGAGCACCCGATGTAGATTTGGTGATTCGCACAAGTGGCGAAAGTAGAATTTCAAATTTTTTACTATGGCAAATCGCATATGCAGAGTTATTCTTTCTGGATATTTTATGGCCTGATTTTAGAAAAAAAGATTTATATAACTCTATTTTAGATTATCAGAATAGGGAAAGAAGATTTGGAAAAACAAGCGAACAATTATAATTATAAGATTTTATAGAGATTAAAATCAATTGAAAGAAAGAGAAATTGAGATTTTAGTTTCTAACGATTTAGAATATATAACCACATGAAGAACCACATTTTACTCTACACTATCCTGTTATTATTTTCAGTAAATGTTTTTGGTCAGCTAAATATTAAAGAAGCTACATACGGAAACGAGCAAAAGTTTACTCTTGGAGGTATAACAGTTAAAGGTGCTTACCGATACGATCCTCAAACAATAGTTATGTTTACAGGGTTGAAAAAGGGAGCTAAAGTAGAGATACCGGGCGAAGAGATTTCTAATGCCATTAAAAAACTTTGGAAACAGCACTTGTTTAGTGATATTAACTTCGAAGTAGAAAAGATTGATGGGGATGTTATTTATTTAACATTAAATCTGGTAGAGGTTCCCAACCTGTCAAAAGTTAATATTACCGGGCTTAGCCGATCAAAAACTGAAGATATTGTAAAGGAGGCAAAGCTTACCAGAGGAAAAATGGTTACTGAAGACCTTATTATCAATACGCAAAACTACATAACCGGAAAATTTGTAGATAAAGGTTACCTTGAAACCAAAGTAACTATTAAAACAAAGAAAGATACCGCAGAGGCTAATGCCGTTTTTATGAACATTTTTGTAGATACCGGTGATAAAGTGAAAATCGATGATATCATTTTTATTGGAAATGATAATATTCCTGATTCTAAATTGCGTGGTGCAATGAAAGAGACTAAGCGTAAAAGTTTGTGGAATATTTTTAAGACATCCAAATATATAGAAGATGATTATGAGGCTGATTTGGATCTTGTAGTAGAGTACTATAAGGAGAGAGGGTATCGCGATGCAAGAGTTACAGGCGATTCAATAGCTATAGTGCCTGATAACAACAGAATTGCTTTGTATATAAATGTTGACGAAGGTAATGTATACAGGTTTGGTGAAATTAAATTCGTTGGTAATAGTAAGTTTACTACACAGCAATTAGAAAGTATTTTAACAATTAAAGAAGGGGATGTTTATAATGGCTCTCTTTTGGATCAGAAAATAGGTGCGGATCAAAACAATGCAGATGTGCGTTCGGCTTATATGGATAGCGGATATTTGTTTGCACAGGTTAATCCTGTAGAGGTTGGAGTGAATAATGATTCTATCGATCTGGAAATTAGAATTCATGAAGGTAAACCTGCGCATATAAATAAGATATTCGTAAAAGGGAATACCCGTACTAATGATCATGTAATATATCGTGAGATCAGAACAAAGCCCGGGCAGTTGTTCTCTAAATCTGAATTGATGAGAACTTACAGGGAACTTGCTCAGTTGCAGTTCTTCGATCCTGAAGCTATTGGAGTCGATCCTATACCTCATCCCGAAACAAATACTGTAGATATAAAATATACACTTCAGGAGAAATCAACCAGTCAGATTGAGCTCCAGGGTGGTTGGGGTGGAGGACAATTCATCGGAACTGTTGGGTTGTCGTTTAACAATTTTTCACTGAGAAATTTATTTAATGCCGAAGCATGGCATCCGCTTCCAACCGGTGACGGGCAAAGACTGTCTTTAAGAGCACAGGCTTCTTTCAATTATCAGAGTTATAGTTTCTCATTTACTGAGCCTTGGTGGGGTGGACGTCGTCCAATATCGTTATCAACAAGTTTCTACCATTCGCGTC harbors:
- a CDS encoding isoprenyl transferase, producing MDLIDNIDKNNVPKHIAIIMDGNGRWAKKQGKLRVFGHRNGVKAVREAVEGAAEIGVEYLTLYAFSTENWNRPKLEVEALMSLLLSSLKDELETLTKNNIRLKVIGDITKLPLKNQKELESVVEKTKNNNRMTLTLALSYSSKVEIIDAVKAISQKVKDGKLKSSEIDEGIFSDHLYTSGAPDVDLVIRTSGESRISNFLLWQIAYAELFFLDILWPDFRKKDLYNSILDYQNRERRFGKTSEQL
- the bamA gene encoding outer membrane protein assembly factor BamA, which encodes MKNHILLYTILLLFSVNVFGQLNIKEATYGNEQKFTLGGITVKGAYRYDPQTIVMFTGLKKGAKVEIPGEEISNAIKKLWKQHLFSDINFEVEKIDGDVIYLTLNLVEVPNLSKVNITGLSRSKTEDIVKEAKLTRGKMVTEDLIINTQNYITGKFVDKGYLETKVTIKTKKDTAEANAVFMNIFVDTGDKVKIDDIIFIGNDNIPDSKLRGAMKETKRKSLWNIFKTSKYIEDDYEADLDLVVEYYKERGYRDARVTGDSIAIVPDNNRIALYINVDEGNVYRFGEIKFVGNSKFTTQQLESILTIKEGDVYNGSLLDQKIGADQNNADVRSAYMDSGYLFAQVNPVEVGVNNDSIDLEIRIHEGKPAHINKIFVKGNTRTNDHVIYREIRTKPGQLFSKSELMRTYRELAQLQFFDPEAIGVDPIPHPETNTVDIKYTLQEKSTSQIELQGGWGGGQFIGTVGLSFNNFSLRNLFNAEAWHPLPTGDGQRLSLRAQASFNYQSYSFSFTEPWWGGRRPISLSTSFYHSRQFNYNYLTYDVDKSQILAITGASIGITKRLSWPDDYFTLSQVLSLQRYDLTNYQWYLFDFQNGNSNNVSYEVTLGRNSSGPNPIYPIRGSNFSASLKLTPPFSAISGRDFTGEPDKVKFKWLEYYKVKFSGDWYTDLWNEKLVLRTYAAFGFIGAYNETIGAPPFERFYVGGDGMANFTMDGREVIALRGYANNSLSPNNGGVLYNKFTMELRFPITLNPSSSIYALGFAEAGGSWDGFSNVSPFELRRSAGVGLRIFMPMFGMLGVDFGYGFDPSGFQLDLGVPEASGWQTHFIIGQQF